From the Juglans microcarpa x Juglans regia isolate MS1-56 chromosome 7D, Jm3101_v1.0, whole genome shotgun sequence genome, the window gactaattattatacaaattatgaaATATACCTACGAAATATATttactatatagacataagtaattagattacatattatatatttaattataaaagtggtatgcttatattattagctaatacatatatgtatatatatacataagtgtatgtatatatttattaatatatgaataagtttTAATCGAATCGAGCTAACGAGTCAACTCGAGCATAAATGAGCGGACCTTAATGAGCGTTAGTCGAGTCAAGTaggtatctgctttcacgaatgagttttttttttttccacaagtcgggtcgattcgagtttaaccaaGGGAGTATCAAGCGGCTATCAAACAAAcaggttcatttacagccctattCTTTGCTATATTTTCCTTGCAACCATAACCACTTCCTCCGACTCTTCTTTTCCTAAAGTACAGAGCATTTCTTCTACAATATCCAAAAAGTTCCTTTTGCAGATATATATGACtcttttgaattgtttttgaaCATTGCCCCAAATGTCTTTTGTTGCAATAATACAATTCCAAATTGCATGAGCCACTGTCTCTTCCTCTACACAAATTAGACACCTGGGATTCTCCAACACTTTCTTCTTGAATAGATTCAAATTGGTGGGAAGGACTTTAAGGGCAAGCTCTCCACAGAAAAACTGTCTGCTGGTGTAATTTTCAGTTTCCATTTCAGTTGCCATATATACAACTTGGCGATGATTCATCATGTTACTACATGAGGCCTGACACATCTCATTTGTAGAGCTAATCCTTTATCATGACTAAACTAATATACGATGATGAGACGACGCCATGAGATGATCTTTTTGCGTTAATAATGTGTAATGAATGACAACAAGATATTAATTATACTTTTCCATGTatacaagcatgcatgcatgcattaatatatatattacttttcacatttattttagCTTTATTAAATGGATCTTGTTTGGTGGTGGAATATTGAGCTGtacgtacaatatatatatatatatatatatatataaattatatatttcatacATATCTTGTTAAACAAAAGTGGTTAAGTTGAACGACCGATCTGATCACGATCTAAAATGTGAGAAGATTTCAGCTAGGAGGGCAAAACTAGAAGTTAGAGTGCTGCATATAGTGGTAATTGATATATGTTATTCATTAATGGCGATGATTGGTCATATTAATGAATGATAACACTGGCTCTTTCCATTTATGCTTATGAAACCATTAAGATTTTTGAGATGAGAcagaaataaacatatataaagtGAGCTCTACAATATTATTGTACATTTAATGTTATATAAAAAGTCTAAATAGATAGTAATAAATGTTGTCAGGCcaattattttaacaaaaatatttaattcaaaaaagaattacaaaaattacgtttaaattgatatgatttcatgCGATTTGTCAAATTATAGagtagttattattattattattataaaatagatcttatCAAATTAAACCACATCAATTTTTAAAGTTACTCATCTATAATTCCTTTTGTAAACttaacatttttctcatttgttgCTACATctatagatattttaaataacattaaatactcaataaatatatctaatatcTGTTTTTCACCTAAAATACTTATGTTCGGAGTAGGAGATCCTGTTTTCTACCAATGCGAATAGTTAGAATAGTCCAGAAAGCTAATCAGTGTTCACATAGTACTGTTTTCTAGCTATTTCTACCTAATTTATAGGTCTAACTAAACAGCCGCGCGCGCGCTtcgattataaaattatgtatacgtcatatatatatatatatatataattaggaaATCCAGGTCGCATGCATGTGAAACctttcatgatcatgatctttgTATTAGTTCTAAGGATTGCAAATCTGAGAATTAAGgtcatatttatatttagcTGATcttctacgtacgtacgtagtaccCATGAATGACCTTTTATTCTGAATTAAggtatattatatgaaaaattctattcaatcttgtatctatttttattttttttcttttatcaagtaTGACGTGGGTATGATGTGGTGTAGTATTATTGAGTAGAATAACTcgtaatatatataagatcagaGGCTATGTGTGGAACGCAACCAATGAGCTATTGCCACGTGGAGCAACTGTGAACGTACGTATGATCACCCACATACGTACGCAGGTAGCTGTAGCTAGGCATGGACGTCGTTTTCACTTTTCATAGAAGGCTTCCCCGCCCGAACGCAACTTTATTCGTTTCGAAGAGACGCAAGGGGAGCTAGCTAAGCTACAAGAACCAAAAATACTGAAACGTAACCCCCAAACAGTCCACGCCCTTCCTCCTCGCACTACATATCCTACGATCCAAAATCCACCTAACCTAACATTTCCTGATCTGAACCGTCACAGTTCCaagtttttgctcttttctttttcattcttggCTCTGCTTGTCCTTTAGTCGCTCCATTGTTTTGTTGATGAATCTTatgttgctctctctctctctctctctctctctctctctctctctgtttgtgtAGCTGTGTGTGCGGATTTGCCTAGTAATATTCAACCGGGCTGACAGAGGTAATGAATAGCAATGCAAACATATATCAATTGCTTTATTAATCTATGATAatgtttaacatatatatatatatatatatacatggtgCTCAAATCTTTTTTggttcaaaaacaataatatcagGCAATGACATTGGTACCAAGCTGGCTTGAATCGTTATTATCTACGGATTTCTTCTCCGTTTGCTCCAACCACAAAAATGCCTCTCGCAGCGAGTGCAACATGTTCTGCCTTGATTGCCATAATCACGATGCTTTCTGCTTCTACTGCCGATCAACACGCCACAAAGATCACCTTGTTATCCAAGTGGGTTCTGTAATTTCTTTGGcgatttatgataattaattcagCAGTACTCATCCAATccttacaatatatataatgattgaTTTCATGTATTTgttatgttatttgattttctaAGATTAGGAGATCATCGTATCATGATGTTGTTCGGGTGGCGGAGATTGAGAAGGTTTTGGATATAACTGGAGTTCAGACATATGTGATAAACAGTGCCAGAGTTCTCTTCCTCAATGAGAGACCTCAGCCTAAGATTACCGGTAAAGGAAGCTCTCATTTGTGCGAAGTATGTAAAAGAAGTCTGTTGGATCCCTTTCGCTTTTGTTCATTGGGATGTAAGGTTCGTTTCCATAAGTTAATTAAACATGAACTAGATGATCATCAGCTAGC encodes:
- the LOC121238069 gene encoding protein RGF1 INDUCIBLE TRANSCRIPTION FACTOR 1-like isoform X1 translates to MTLVPSWLESLLSTDFFSVCSNHKNASRSECNMFCLDCHNHDAFCFYCRSTRHKDHLVIQIRRSSYHDVVRVAEIEKVLDITGVQTYVINSARVLFLNERPQPKITGKGSSHLCEVCKRSLLDPFRFCSLGCKLVGIKKKGDSSFNLSMKNDHEIKGNGERMPRRFFPVKEDDDEEHDELREGRMIQLQDMIRYRSSMSHPADHHHHHQHDNLPTISNVVVSRRRRKGIPRRAPLGP
- the LOC121238069 gene encoding uncharacterized protein LOC121238069 isoform X2 — encoded protein: MPLAASATCSALIAIITMLSASTADQHATKITLLSKRSSYHDVVRVAEIEKVLDITGVQTYVINSARVLFLNERPQPKITGKGSSHLCEVCKRSLLDPFRFCSLGCKLVGIKKKGDSSFNLSMKNDHEIKGNGERMPRRFFPVKEDDDEEHDELREGRMIQLQDMIRYRSSMSHPADHHHHHQHDNLPTISNVVVSRRRRKGIPRRAPLGP